A portion of the Gasterosteus aculeatus chromosome 12, fGasAcu3.hap1.1, whole genome shotgun sequence genome contains these proteins:
- the mmp15b gene encoding matrix metalloproteinase-15 codes for MAPASRSSCVWLLWKRTFLALWLCALVTRGAEDDAPFSSESWLRMYGYLPQASRQMSTMRSAQILSNAISDMQRFYSLEVTGLMDPETISAMRRPRCGVPDKFGGQIKTNVRRKRFALTGHKWNKSHLTYSIQNYTPKIGEYNSYEAIRRAFKVWQSVTPLTFDEIPYQEIKYGRRKEPDIMIFFASGFHGDSSPFDGEGGFLAHAYFPGPGMGGDTHFDSDEPWTIGNENIQGNDLFLVAVHELGHALGLEHSNNPLAIMAPFYQWMETENFQLPEDDLRGIQQIYGQLGGGPTQALPTVTPRRPEPRPPQTPPRNPDRPRATERPDHYGPNICEGNFDTVAMLRGEMFVFKGRWFWRVRRNRVLDNYPMPIGHFWRGLPGDIDAAYERHDGRFVFFKGNRFWLFREANLEQGYPMELVDFGRDIPYDRIDAAIWWEPSGFTYFFQGDRYWRFNEQSRHADRGYPKPINVWGSSVPSSPKGAFLSDDGAHTFFYKGSKYWKFDNHRMKSEPGYPKSILRDFMGCSADPDRDTDADAGRKYPDVNRPPRNPDTGGRDGDKGKGADGTDGGATDKDAGKGSEDGKDEDHREGREVDTNEVDVVLKVDDSEERTMNILIVTIPLVLVLCILGLIYAIINTLQSKGAPRLLVHCKRSMQDWV; via the exons TCATGGCTGCGGATGTACGGTTACCTGCCCCAGGCCAGCAGACAGATGTCCACCATGCGATCGGCTCAGATCCTGTCCAACGCCATCAGCGACATGCAGCGCTTCTACAGCCTGGAGGTCACTGGACTCATGGACCCAGAAACCATCAG TGCCATGAGGAGACCCCGCTGCGGTGTACCAGACAAATTCGGAGGCCAGATCAAAACCAACGTGCGGAGGAAGCGCTTTGCCCTCACGGGACACAAGTGGAACAAGAGCCACCTCACTTACAG CATCCAGAACTACACTCCCAAGATCGGGGAGTACAACTCGTACGAAGCCATCCGTCGGGCGTTTAAAGTCTGGCAGAGCGTGACCCCGTTGACCTTCGACGAGATCCCCTACCAGGAGATCAAATACGGCCGCCGCAAAGAGCCCGACATTATGATCTTCTTTGCGTCGGGTTTCCATGGAGACAGCTCTCCTTTTGACGGGGAGGGAGGCTTTTTGGCACACGCCTACTTCCCCGGACCGGGGATGGGCGGGGACACTCACTTTGACTCGGATGAACCGTGGACCATAGGGAACGAGAACATACAAG GCAATGACCTCTTCCTGGTGGCCGTCCACGAGCTGGGCCACGCGCTGGGTCTGGAGCACTCCAACAACCCGCTGGCCATCATGGCTCCCTTTTACCAATGGATGGAGACGGAGAACTTCCAGCTGCCCGAGGATGATCTGCGGGGCATACAGCAGATCTATG GCCAACTCGGCGGCGGCCCCACTCAGGCCCTGCCCACTGTGACGCCCCGTCGACCGGAGCCCAGGCCCCCTCAGACACCACCTCGGAACCCTGACCGCCCCAGGGCCACCGAAAGGCCCGATCACTACGGACCCAACATCTGTGAAGGGAACTTTGACACGGTCGCCATGCTGCGAGGGGAGATGTTCGTTTTCAAG GGCCGCTGGTTCTGGCGGGTGCGTAGGAACAGGGTTCTGGATAACTACCCCATGCCCATCGGCCACTTCTGGAGGGGTCTGCCCGGGGACATAGACGCCGCCTACGAGAGACACGACGGCAGGTTCGTCTTCTTTAAAG GAAACAGATTCTGGCTCTTCCGGGAGGCCAACCTGGAACAGGGCTATCCAATGGAGCTGGTCGATTTCGGTCGGGATATTCCCTACGACCGGATAGACGCAGCCATCTGGTGGGAGCCCTCGGGCTTCACCTACTTCTTCCAAGGAGACCG GTACTGGCGCTTCAACGAGCAGTCGCGCCACGCTGACCGAGGCTACCCGAAACCAATCAACGTGTGGGGATCGTCAGTGCCCTCATCTCCCAAGGGAGCCTTCCTCAGTGATGACGGCG CACACACCTTCTTCTATAAGGGCTCCAAGTACTGGAAGTTTGACAACCACCGCATGAAGAGCGAACCAGGCTACCCCAAGTCCATCCTGAGGGACTTCATGGGCTGCAGCGCGGACCCGGACAGAGACACGGACGCCGACGCGGGACGCAAGTATCCGGACGTGAACCGCCCGCCCCGCAACCCGGACACGGGCGGCCGCGATGGCGACAAGGGCAAAGGCGCCGACGGGACGGACGGCGGCGCGACGGACAAGGACGCGGGCAAAGGGTCGGAAGACGGCAAAGACGAAGACCACCGCGAGGGCCGCGAGGTGGACACAAACGAGGTGGACGTTGTGCTGAAGGTGGACGACAGCGAGGAGCGGACCATGAACATCCTGATAGTGACCATCCCGCTCGTCCTGGTGCTGTGCATCCTGGGACTGATCTACGCCATCATCAACACGCTGCAGAGCAAAGGGGCGCCGCGGCTGCTGGTGCACTGCAAGCGCTCGATGCAGGACTGGGTCTGA